The nucleotide window aaaatatggaattgcacaaatTTGTACTGCAATAATTTTTTCGGAGTTCAAAACATGGTAAATCTGACTTGCTATCTTTGTTCTATGGCTAagtacgattccaatgataccaatcATGAATAATTTTCGAAAccttgaaaaaggaaaaaaacgttttgtacacaatcagtaatctaaaatcgccctattttgaccacctataactttttgcattttcgcttttcctccttcctttctaaaaatcataaacctttcaatttttgcacctaaagacccatgtaaggacttgctttttgcgtccccaattgtactttgcaatgacatcacttattttagaatatgACCTGCggcgaaacccaaaaaaaattatttgtggagtgaaattacaaaatttgtatgtttaaaattggcatcttatgaccccctataacttttttatttttccgtgcacggggcggtatgagggctcattatttgcgccgtcatctgtagtttttattggtttattttgttttgatgggactttttgatcgcttttattaatatttttatggtatatgaagtgaccaaaaatgcacaattttggactttggtatttttttttacgtgtacgccattgaccgcgtggtttagctaacctaatattttaatagtttggacatttacgcacgttgcATACGCCCTGtgaccccaaggggttaaagggatttcccagaattagaaaaacagagctgatttcttccaaatagAGCACCACATCTAttttcagtttgtgtgtggtattcctgcaggacttgagccctgctgggagcacatggtaagtgtgttATGTCATCTGTTTACCATGTCTATGTGGTGGCATGATCCAGAGCTTGTGGCTCGGTCAGACAGCAATCTGTCTCTCGATCATTATCCCTATGGGCATTGGCATTGCAGTGGTGGTGGTCACCACCacttagggatgttagggacccgctacatACAGATGACGTGGCTAGCGAACTTGCTTCTTATGAGTATAATGTAGATTGACGACCTGTTAGTTATAtatgttttctattcctggacaacctatttcaccaggatgtgcacagatattttggagggcaggggctcaagtaaataAAAGGGCACTTCTCATGGTCCACTCCGGCAGCAGCCCCTCCATTTACAATGGCAACCAGACCCCTTTCACACCATTGCCCCTGCCCTCATATTTTATTATTTCACACTCACTTAGCAGTAGACTGACCACTCATAGGGCCCCCAGGCAATAGAGGATAATGGGGCCCCCATTCGCATCACCAGGCAGCTCGGCATTATCAACCAATGAGGAGGCTGATGCTGGCAAAGGTGTATGTCTGCTCATTGGCTGATGCTGGCAGCAGGGAATCTCAAGATCCGACTTGTGAGGCTGAAGCGTTATGTGGCTGCGGTTCTAGAATTTTTGAGGCCTTAGGTAAAACTTGAATATAAGCCCCTCATGAACATTCAAGtcataattaaccccttgaggatgcagcaatttttcatttttaactcctcaccttttaatagccataacacaTCAACATTTCAATATTCAACCTACGGGGccttataagggcttgttttatgtagGACCTATTGTACTTTACCATAtcttcactcattttaccacaaaatatatGGTGAagctaaaaaattattatttgtgttgtGACAACTGGACGATACATAGAAGGGTAAGAGATCTCCGAACACTATCTTAGCTGATCTAGACCCTGAGATCGCACTGCAGAGATCATGATTAGCCTCCATAACTGTCCAGCACCTATTTTTGTgcacctttagatgctgcaatcaactttaagggtgcgttcccacctggcgtatacacagtgtatttcacggcagccctatgcgtgtagtgagttttggaggcggagccgcgcatcaCAGTCCCGGCACACGgccctgcctccaaaactcactacggtcagatgttagctgtaaatcaatgagaaatcgcaaaattctttttccacttggagtTTTTCAGTCTGGcgattttttaaatccttttggcatttttcagctccttggcggttttgcaaaatggcagcatgttgagccactggtgttttttcccctgaaattgcggcgtttttctcccatagaagtctatgggagtaaaaaaaatgccaagaaatggCATGTGGGCGTTTTTTCAAGTGgtgtttattttcttttggactttagcaatccaaaaaagtgatggagatatcttttttaataaaatttcatagggtaccattaaaaaaaaaataataaaaaaaagtagtgatgggaaaaaagtgtatttaacgaaatgtatatttttttataacaacattttaataaatttttaaacagggatcaatttatgtgggcgggcagggcactaaaaacatagccgacaataataaaaatgtagtgtgtgtgtgtttttcactttttattctttattttttaggtggtactactactcccagcatggaacacacactgttccatgatgggagtagcagatCCTGTACGAATTGACAGAGCGCCCGGGTTTCCTTGagatcctcctgtatattgtatagatgcagccggccgctcttctatggtcccctgcactgccgtatatatgcacctattcatatttcccacagagttgtgattggccagatggttccagccaatcacaactctctgcgggaaatatgaataggtgtataaatacatcagtgcaggggacaatagaaaagcgtccgcatctatacattatacaggaggatcacagtgggtgtcaggactgacaccctgggtgatatgtctattagtacaggtactactactcccattatggaacagtctgttccatgctgggagtagtagtactgcctaaaaaatgtcaaaaaagagaggggaaaaatgtgaaacacacactttataaaaaaatgtattaaaatttgttataaaaaatataaatttcgttaaatacatttttttccatcactactgcatcctttttttttttttggtacccaacaaattttgggtaccaaaaaaacctgccaaaggggcaaaaaaatgcaatttccacacaaatgaaaaaacgccagaaaaaaaaacatttttttcttgtgttttttttttttttttcaaatcaaaaaatgcaggataaaaaaaaacaagtagaaacttagccttaagtgTTCAAAAAAGATATGCATATAGTACCTTTACTTCACATTTCACAGGTTACACTGTCATGAATGATACAAATGTCTGCTGCAGCTGTACTGTCTCTGATTGCAGGCTCTCCCTGGGTGACTTGAATTGTGTAAGTGACagaacagcagagctgtgtggagaaCAAATCCCATTAGAGACAACAGTCTAATATGTTCTTTATACATGCTCTGCTGCTCTTTACCCGGGTCTATTATTAAATAGACCTGGGTGAGCAGCAAAGCTGTATAAAGAACTTCCAGAGTTCTGCACATCACGTTATACACTTAGAACAGATGATGTCATGGTGACAAAACTCATAATAAATTAAGGTAATTTTTGTTTACACAAAATGGACGAGAAATTGGTTACATTTAAAGTATATACTCTACAAAAGATTGAACTAGTGCCTGAAACAATAACGCACATACAAATAATTATAGGTCTAATCCTGTGGCATGATACAGCGGTGTGAGGTATTGAACCCCAACACGAAGACCGAAGCCTGGGCCCAATATGTCACACTGCTGATTAGCTGGCACACTGACTGCAGCTAGTGATTGCTGAGCTGCAGTCTAGAGTTACGGGAAGAAAGTAGagatttttcttttaataattcTGGCAGCCTGGGCAGGATTTTGAAAAAAGCTGTACCCCttaaatagccataactctttaaccccttaaaggggtactacggtggaatatttttttttttatcaactggtgccagaagttaaacagatttgtatataacttctattaaataaacatttatctttccagtacttattagctgctctatactacagagaaagttcttttctttctgtatttcttttgttttctgtccacagtgctctctgctgacacctctgtccatttcaggaacgtCCAAAGCAggaggaatccccatagcaaacctatcctactctggacagtgacTGATacagaccgaggtgtcagcaaagagcactgtggacagaaaaaaaaaaaaaaagaaattcaaaaagaaaagaactttctctgtagtagaaagcagctaataagtactggaaggaaaaagatttttaaatagaagtaatttacaaatctgttaaactttctggcaccagttgataaaacaaaatgttttccaccggagtacccctttaaggaccaggccatttttcaattttccacctacagacccatatgagggcccttttttgcaccaccaattttactttgtaataacatcaatcatttcaccacaaaatctacagcaaaaccagaaaaaaaatatttgtggggcaaatctgaaaacaaaatgccattttgtaagtattaggggcttccgattctatacagtgcacttttcggtaaaaattacacattatctttattctgtaagtccatacggttgcaAGCAtaccttatataggttttattttattttattactttaaaaaaaattataactacatgcaccaaaattagtatgtttaaaattgtcatcttctgacccctataacttttatttttctgcatacggggatgtatgagggcacattttttgcgctgtgatttgaagtttttatcagtatcattttttatgggactttttcgttactttttattagtttttttagggtatacaaaattaccaaaaatacacaattttggactttggagttttttacgtatacgccatttactgtgcagtttaattaacataatatttttatagttcggacatttatgcatgcggtaatatgtttacttttattatgtttacatatttttatatggaatttgggaaaaggggggtgattttaaacttttagtatggaaggggttaatgcacatttattagctttatttctttaacttttttttttttactttttttattcttatattctgattgcatacactgttcaatgatatgccatagcatagcattgatcagtgtgttatcggtgctctgctgctccagcctgttgagcaggcatggagcagcagatcaccaatCGGATGgagaagaggcaggtagggactctCCCCctatcctctcagctgttcatgAAGTCAcgccggtcctgaacagcccgattgagctgcTGGGAACTGttttctttcactttagacacggtgatcaactttgatcggtgatgtccggcattagacatgggtcctgcCGGCTGATAGCCCCCGGGATCACCCGGCTATGACACGGGGTCAGCCAGTGATCCcacgtcatagcaggggagcgggaccagggcatacaggcccTTGGTCCCCAAGGTGTTAAATTTTCCTCTTGCTGACCAATATGAGCCTTGttgttttttgagccaccaattatactttgtaatgacatcactcattttaccacaaaagcaGAAAATGTTTTATATCACAACATTAGGGGGCTTCGGTTTCTATGctgtgcaattttcggtaaaaatgacacattatatttattctgtaggtccgaaCGATTACAACCTTACCCAattaatatagtttttttttttttttatttaactactaTTGAAAAattatgggggaaatgtatcattgttgtctttagtgttttttgtgctttttaagtcatttattttagctttgttttttttttacgtgcaaCATATTTATAATACTATCGCAGGGGGTTTGAGAAATCTGGTGCATGTCAGAAGAAAAAACCcaataaattacttcagaacaAGTATGATTCTTCTTCTGTAACTTTTCTACAACTTTTTACCCCGTTGCACAATAAATTTGCAATAAAAATGCTCTCCAAAGGCAACCCGCAGTATGCCAAgagacaaagcactacaacccccagcacgtaaagtgacaatgcattacaagctcacaacttccagaatgcaagGCAAGTAGGCACTACAGACTCTGTAGTGCCTTCTTGCTTTGCATGCTGGACGTTGAGTTGGTCTGTATCAGGGGATAACTTGCACTGTTAAGACTTGGGTGAAAGAGTGTGTGGACTGGGGAGGGGGGGATACTGGGTAGTGTGGCATGGAAGATAAttgtgctggaaaaaaaaaacaataaaggaaAAAGCCAATAAAGGGGCAGGTGCAGAGAAGGGCAATGACTCAAGCCCCCTTTGAGCCCTATGTGTGCATGTCGCTGCATTTCACACATTTGCACTTCCATGAAAAGTTTTAATTGCATTTAAACTTAAAGATGCAAATGTATTGTTAACTATGAGATCCCTTAAcacagaagggaaaaaaaaataatttagaaaaacaatctgtgcagtaatgattacAAAAATACATGTGAAAACAGAACTTatttatatgacatttttgtacaGCAGCTAATACTACACGcttgttttttaacttttgggacagttaggacccTACTCAAACAGTATAAAGAAAACCCATGTACGAGTATATTTCTGAATTAAAATTTATAATACCATTCCTACTAAAGTATAGGACTATGTACCAACACCAATAGTTTTGAATATATGGTCCATGAAGTACAGTTATTCTCCATTTTCATAGCCAGGGTGACCAACAAGAGACTGTCTTTGCACAGATACTGCCCTGTGGTGCTACCATGGCAGCTACACATCACTCTTTTTATTTTGCGGTCTCAGCCTTGCTCACATTTGTATTTCAAGAATTTGAAGCACGCTTGGATTTATGCAGATTAGTAGATTATCATGGGTATAACCTGGGGAGCCCTGCAAATTCTTCTACTTAATATGACACATAGTAGGTGGGACCATGGAGCTAATTTTTCACTAGGGCCTAGGAGCCTTTAGTTATGCCTCTGTAGATAGTACACATATCTttgcttttatatatttattatacataatGTTAGTTCAGACTGTAACACCTGCAATATGGGCAATTTCCCTAAGGACCTCACTGGCTTCCTGTTCATACTCTGTGGAAAAAAGTTTAGCTTTGTCTATGTTCTTCATGTTTTCCTCCAGGTTTTCCACTAGACGTATTTGATCCAGGTATCCAGTATTCACTTCCTTTATTTTGTCAGCCATTTCTTCTTGTATCTGACTGAAAGAGAAcaccatacctcccaactttGTTTGACTTCCAATAAGAACCTTAGTTGCCCGACTTAGTTCTTTTATTAGTTCTTGGCATTTCTGCAAGTTTTCTGGGATATCCTCGGTTGCTTTTATTTGTAGACTAAAATTGTAACCCTTCATTTGTGTTTGGATGTCGTAACTACCTGCAAAGAAACCACAGAAACTTATATGATCAATGTGTTAGTAGAATTATCTGTCCAGAAAAATTTGGATCCTATTGTGACTTCATGGTGAACCCTCTTCAACATAACCCTGTCTTCTTTTAAAGGTCCTTCTTGGTAATAATACAGATGAGATCAACATATCATGTAAATGAACTAATGTACACTACAGCATTCATCGGAGTAAGAACCCTATTCATTTGGGGCGATTATGAGCTGAGCTGTGTAATAGGCTGTTTAAACAAGCACCATACTAGTTGGGCAGTGATCTGCCTTTTTAATACCacctttataactttttttttcagtctaCAGTTATAATTTATGATTGCCTGCAATGAGTATGCAATGGAGGTTCATTGTCTAAGGGAGGCAGCAGGGAAATGTAAATGCATCATTATGGTGACAAGGAAAATAAGATGTAATACAATGCAAGATCAGTAAAACTACAATAATCGGGTACAGaaaaatatatgcaaatttttgtcatTATATTATTCAGATTTTAAATTGTAAAATGAATAAAAGGAGTTCAATACATGAAAGTTACATTTTCTATTATCCAGTattatttttgtgcaaaaacagTCCCACACCTGTCCAATggatgtgtctggtattgcagctcagctccattgaagtgaataggactgagctgcagtacttaTCTTAAAATAACAAatgttaacaaacaaaaaaaactaaactcaaATTCTTGCATAACCCATTAGTGAAAGCTGAGGTGGGTCAGGacttcggccagtgattggcaaaCAGGATCTGCAACTGGAGCTACATTCTTATTAAAATGGGTCACATCAAGACCATGTTTAACCATGTTGTTTACCAAGTCATTGGTTTATTATCTAACCAGCAAGTTCTTCTGGCTGGCTGCAGACTTTGAAGGACTTCTTGTGCACCCTAACTTGCGGACTGCCATTTAAGGAGAGCACATTTGTGGGTCAAGATGAAGGCCAGGAAGCAGAAGTTAGCTGTGACCCATGCACCATCGATCAGCAATTGTAGCGGAAAAGTGAGATGAGTACTGTTCTTTAACTGGCcactattacaaaaaaaaaattcgttCAATTCAATAGATCGCTATAAAATAAGTATATTTCTAAATACATTCAATTATTTAACTTAGAAATTGCTTgtataaaagtggccactaggggtcctcacatAAGAGGCCCACGCTGATCTCTGGCCGTTGCTATATGAAAACTGACGGTGGCAACACTCCTGGCCCGttgaaatacaggaagtgagtgcGGGCTTTAGAAGGCTCTGTGTGTGCTCCCGGCCTGTCACTCAGCACGAGGAGAAACAGAGGGAGGCATGTATTCCCATGCTGTAGCTGCTCGTCCGTCACAGGTACTGCCTGAAGCTATATAGCTGTATCCCAGTCAGAGTAAACGACTGGCTGTGATTTTTAATCccattattagggatcgaccgattatcggtatggccaatattatcggccgataatcacgattttgggcattatcggcaattaccttgccgataatgccctgccccccccgcaccgccccaccacaccgcgaccgcccccccccctgacctgacccgccgcaccgcgtcgcaccccccacacgCTTCTTCTTGCTCTTGCTGTGTCCTGCGTTAcgttgtgcgcagcgacgtgacgtcaccgtcagtgcgcacagtgacagttcaggaggacgccacccgagcc belongs to Hyla sarda isolate aHylSar1 chromosome 13, aHylSar1.hap1, whole genome shotgun sequence and includes:
- the LOC130297740 gene encoding uncharacterized protein LOC130297740 isoform X1; amino-acid sequence: MLTLCCCPQTSTDDETVPFSKSAQAPRQSKVLEKGKKLVVKNVNVKEYDDKFVEIAELYNNQVENYMAVKKYLFELNEVNDSANLTSCMEKIKEKYSSYDIQTQMKGYNFSLQIKATEDIPENLQKCQELIKELSRATKVLIGSQTKLGGMVFSFSQIQEEMADKIKEVNTGYLDQIRLVENLEENMKNIDKAKLFSTEYEQEASEVLREIAHIAGVTV
- the LOC130297740 gene encoding uncharacterized protein LOC130297740 isoform X2, whose protein sequence is MAGSYCYGCGKTVPFSKSAQAPRQSKVLEKGKKLVVKNVNVKEYDDKFVEIAELYNNQVENYMAVKKYLFELNEVNDSANLTSCMEKIKEKYSSYDIQTQMKGYNFSLQIKATEDIPENLQKCQELIKELSRATKVLIGSQTKLGGMVFSFSQIQEEMADKIKEVNTGYLDQIRLVENLEENMKNIDKAKLFSTEYEQEASEVLREIAHIAGVTV